The following coding sequences lie in one Megalodesulfovibrio gigas DSM 1382 = ATCC 19364 genomic window:
- a CDS encoding tellurite resistance TerB family protein produces the protein MQAFHEKGQAQEHVKVRTTIIPARTATVMQQTSSLEARWIPAAESIVIAGIRIPGMVYVGRELHAVDSRNPEPALIDPLAHVSTNPDISGATLNYWPSYCDISPNARCAYLQWLASGRRNPGVNISYVFLFFYGLERRALYDAQTEDAARDELPAIAQEVETLLDVYGEHNTFKRYASAFLDHLRCLPEVFRGRKIQLPSERVGDELPMDLRRGLGILAKRGAPVPANWAYAWVTLDPEVRLRMPAVRCATEFKLLFGHRYRQQFGDGMTLKEAKQSLTHTYRPASAGMHLERRIQTEIPDVCTLRKPQRDLRTLAESVTEELEAYSRFLGKSPQEAGSLAAAAVLPAELVRGRPSETILSLVAWIKTHGRLSQLPLVETSRLLAFFFPHAPADVSKKDALLVSAVLEKIKVGLEPDLRFSGISLAQADRVVLFPMPADSPPEASSEYTSATLVLHLASQVVHADGVVTPDEERHLEQQLETAFALCDAERVRLRAHLRYLLANPQSMNGMKKRLQEASAEMRQAIAECCAAIACAGGGVEPGEIKVLQRIFKTLGLEESQVYAMVHGQAALVQSGRMQNQDNSSSRPPLRDTAAPACAGIGLDAARIAEKLRQTEEVARFLDGIFSNEEDAPSGPVPPASDSNETLVLLPGLDQAHTWLLRRLLENVSWPRDAYNALVRELGLMAEGAIETINEAAFAEFDAALIDADDDLILIETALLEEYLHVD, from the coding sequence ATGCAGGCTTTTCACGAAAAAGGGCAGGCCCAAGAGCACGTCAAAGTCCGCACCACCATCATTCCGGCACGTACTGCAACCGTGATGCAGCAAACATCTTCTCTTGAGGCGCGCTGGATTCCCGCCGCCGAGAGCATTGTAATCGCCGGTATCCGGATTCCAGGCATGGTGTACGTGGGAAGAGAGCTGCACGCCGTGGACAGTCGGAACCCGGAACCCGCCCTCATCGACCCGCTGGCCCACGTGTCCACCAACCCTGACATTTCAGGGGCCACGCTGAATTATTGGCCCTCGTACTGCGATATTTCTCCAAACGCTCGCTGTGCCTATCTGCAATGGCTGGCTTCCGGCAGACGCAACCCAGGGGTCAACATTAGCTACGTGTTCCTCTTTTTCTATGGCCTGGAACGTCGCGCCTTGTACGATGCGCAAACCGAGGACGCCGCACGGGACGAATTGCCCGCCATCGCCCAAGAAGTGGAAACACTGCTCGATGTGTATGGCGAGCACAACACCTTCAAACGGTATGCCTCCGCCTTTCTGGACCACCTGCGATGCTTGCCCGAAGTCTTCAGGGGGCGTAAGATTCAGCTCCCTTCCGAGCGCGTCGGCGACGAACTTCCCATGGACTTGCGCAGGGGACTTGGCATTCTGGCCAAACGAGGGGCTCCTGTGCCGGCCAACTGGGCGTATGCCTGGGTGACGCTTGATCCGGAGGTCCGTCTGCGGATGCCGGCTGTGCGCTGCGCCACGGAATTCAAGCTGTTGTTCGGGCATCGGTATCGGCAACAGTTCGGCGACGGCATGACGCTCAAGGAAGCCAAACAATCCCTTACACACACCTACCGTCCTGCCAGCGCCGGCATGCACCTGGAGCGCAGAATCCAAACAGAGATTCCCGATGTATGCACCCTGCGCAAACCTCAAAGAGATCTTCGCACGTTGGCCGAGTCGGTGACAGAAGAGCTGGAGGCTTACAGCCGGTTCCTTGGCAAGTCTCCTCAGGAAGCTGGCAGCCTGGCGGCAGCGGCGGTACTGCCCGCTGAACTCGTGCGTGGACGCCCCTCGGAAACGATCCTATCCCTGGTTGCCTGGATCAAGACACACGGTCGCCTCTCCCAGCTGCCCCTGGTCGAAACGTCTCGCTTGTTGGCTTTTTTCTTCCCGCACGCACCTGCCGACGTATCCAAAAAAGACGCCTTGCTCGTTTCGGCGGTGCTGGAGAAAATCAAGGTGGGCCTGGAACCGGACCTGCGGTTTTCCGGAATTTCCCTGGCTCAGGCAGACCGGGTGGTCCTGTTCCCGATGCCGGCGGATTCCCCGCCCGAAGCATCCAGCGAGTATACCAGTGCCACGCTTGTGCTGCATCTGGCCTCGCAAGTGGTGCATGCCGACGGTGTGGTGACCCCGGACGAAGAGCGGCATCTCGAACAGCAACTCGAAACCGCCTTTGCCCTGTGCGATGCCGAACGGGTTCGACTGCGAGCCCACCTGCGGTACCTCCTGGCCAATCCGCAATCCATGAATGGCATGAAAAAACGGTTGCAAGAGGCCTCCGCCGAGATGCGCCAGGCCATCGCCGAGTGCTGCGCTGCGATCGCCTGCGCCGGTGGCGGCGTTGAACCCGGAGAAATCAAGGTCCTGCAACGCATTTTCAAGACGCTTGGGCTGGAGGAGTCCCAGGTCTACGCCATGGTCCATGGCCAGGCCGCGCTGGTCCAATCCGGGAGGATGCAGAATCAGGACAACTCCTCCTCCCGGCCGCCGCTTCGGGACACCGCCGCGCCAGCCTGCGCAGGAATCGGGCTGGATGCCGCCCGCATCGCCGAGAAGCTCCGCCAGACCGAAGAAGTAGCCCGCTTTCTGGACGGCATTTTCTCAAACGAAGAGGACGCCCCCAGCGGCCCCGTCCCTCCTGCGTCCGACAGCAACGAGACCCTGGTCCTGCTTCCCGGTCTGGATCAGGCCCATACCTGGCTTTTGCGACGGCTTCTCGAAAACGTAAGCTGGCCGCGCGACGCGTATAACGCCCTGGTTCGGGAGCTGGGGCTCATGGCCGAGGGCGCCATCGAGACCATCAACGAGGCGGCATTCGCCGAATTCGATGCCGCCCTGATTGATGCCGATGACGACCTCATTCTCATCGAAACCGCGCTGCTGGAGGAATATCTCCATGTCGACTAA